The genomic stretch cagtaagttatttatttccttttaaaccggattaacataaaatagttTGTTCTGATGTTGCAAATAAATCAATCAATCCAAGCAACGATCGTCactaacaaattaaattaaaatgcattttattCTGAtaactatactaatactagctttccacccgcggctttgcccgcgttttgaaagaaaaacccgcatagttccctttcccgcgagatttccgggatgaaacctatcctatgtgttaatccaagttaccctctatatgtgtgctagatttcattgtaatcggtccagtagtatttgcatgaaagagtaacaaacatacacacacacacacatcctcacaaactttctcatttatcatattagtaggattataaagctgaattcTCAGGAACTatgtctgatttgaaaaattatttctgtgttagatagtccatttatctaggagagctataggctatacagggtgtcccactttcggtatactaagcgcgaagggacttgtagttttgcatatactgatcacgtaaaaaatacttaaacaagaAATTTACGCCAAAAAATGTTTGCTAAACTTTTCTTTGAAATCCATGTAGCTTCGAGCAGCCGGCGTATACCGCTTTGCTagtgtgagcattttgtctatgaaatcataatcttaaacgatagctcacgtgcgggtggcaaagttgggcgggttgcttgttagggTTGTAcatgtacacatagagttttaagaattcatctatatgaaaaaaaaatgcgtctgaaattttatatgtattttttacgtactcagcgtatgcaaaactataacctcctttagGCTTAGTGTACTGacggtgggacaccctgtatactatatcatcacgctcaGACTAATAGGAGCGTAGAAATACGGGTAAGACCAcagagcacagctagtggTATTTATGTGTATGTAAAGATGATAAGAAATGCAACGATAAACTTTGCACGAAAGTTATCTCAGTCAGTCTATTGTAATCATGAAGGGGTGTCTCGTATTAGTCGCAATTATTTTGTCtcataatatttacgtaaattCATATTCCGTGTATCCTAAGAAATCAGAAATAGCTGATCATGAAAATGTAAGAGTAATAGATACTGTGAGTGATGAAATTATCAATGACGATTTCGTAAGTGATCAAAAACTAATAAGAAACCGTAGAAATGATTACGACGACGATGCTGGTTTTATTCCCAAAAATGGTAAAAGTGAAGACAACGATTTCATAGGAAATGTACAGAACTGTGCTGTTGGTCGGACAAGAGCCCCTTGGGGCATCTGTATCACTTGTGCTGAGTAAGTTTTCAACTGACTTCAGAAAATGGAGGTCTCATTTACATTGtacttttttgtttgttatctCAGAAcattctgaaccgattttgatgcatgtagatctatttaaatttgattatatTCTTATCATTTGACGGTGtttttttggtaaaaatatgaatattgttttgttagttTGCTTTCAATGTAGTTGTTTTCTATGTCGCAGATTGTAAAGATGATAAAGGTGGAATTGGATACAAAGAATTGTCTTAGAATGTGTAAAAGTATACGagaataattgttaatttttttttatgtattattgaTTCAGAACTGttttataaagattaaaagGAAAGATCCGGGCTGTTTTAACTCTTGAACTTTAACATACGTAGTCATTGCGTCCTAATGATAAGGTCGTTCTAAAGAATcgctattaattattgttataataacaatattttattataaaacaaactgcgacaatatattataaggattaaaaaacaaattgtattttcataactgatttttttacgttttgtAAACATCCAATAAAGAATTTTGCTTTAAGACCAGGAGCTCGTGCtgaaaagttttatattttatgtttttatttaaaaactagcttccgcccgcgactccgtccgcgcgggtgtcggtcttcgcgtggatggtttatttctccattttgagtaactctgaccatgacatcttataaaaatatctattggacccaaatacggctaggcctataataatacgcaacgtgtgttcacggttctacagaacaacgtctatggataaaactgaaaaattaaaattaatttttttctacgtatttttccaggataaaaagtatcctattttacgcccaggataataaggtataattataccaagtttcatcgaaatcgaaccgttagttttcacgtgatgccttcacatacagacagacagacagacagacagacagacagacaaaaatttttttaatcacatatttgggtttggtatcgatccagtaacaccccctggtatttattttttcaatattttcaatgtacagaattgacccttctacagatttattatacgtATAGATATCTACATTTAGGtactttgatttaaatttgCTGCTTTTTAAATTTGCTTTGACACATTGctacctacttattttgtttcattataCTTATTCCTCTTATTCCTCGATGATTTCCATATCAAATTGAATCCATACCGGTGTTATGGTTTATTTATGAACGCAtttatacgtatataatactagctttcactccgcggcttcacccgccctttcaaagaaaaacccgcatagctcctgttcccgtgggatttccgggataaaacctaacctatgtattaatccaagttaccctctatatgtaaactaaattatattgtaatcggttcattagtatttgc from Colias croceus chromosome 24, ilColCroc2.1 encodes the following:
- the LOC123702739 gene encoding uncharacterized protein LOC123702739; amino-acid sequence: MKGCLVLVAIILSHNIYVNSYSVYPKKSEIADHENVRVIDTVSDEIINDDFVSDQKLIRNRRNDYDDDAGFIPKNGKSEDNDFIGNVQNCAVGRTRAPWGICITCAEYQKINGMIGADC